One genomic region from Haloterrigena gelatinilytica encodes:
- a CDS encoding metallophosphoesterase, which translates to MATETDDGDDDDRVYYVISDLHIGGDEQLEDVEFLDELRSFLERLERTDENAELIINGDAFGLWEFTTVDGIEKFEVLAETYPTLFEQLRATGENVPITLLPGNHDHELAAYDEYVDRFAEYNVDLVQDESITRPVGDQAIHFEHGHQQDANNQIDDWGNPHATPLGYYYNTLVTSRAGQLSDRGRYNWLKDVQAVTPTERMPIWLFSKYFYREMNPLLRYSLVPFLLLFNISAVLAVLAGLHLAGIWSVPVTQTEAFLGQFGRAGSAAWFLLTLNVAVVGVLLLAGIPLYFIRRDIRKTVDRFGVFETELTVDPVASYEERARTVFADEPETTIFCFGHTHRPMLKEVDGGVLVNTGTWLKRLHRRDGIIGILPPVFYPSYQLAAVRIAPEAESASASDSSGVAVEFERFTKPSPATEELTRTERFFTVGREPTPDLPDRHVVEDPEPETVPAPEATD; encoded by the coding sequence ATGGCCACCGAGACCGATGACGGCGACGACGACGATCGGGTCTACTACGTCATCAGCGACCTCCACATCGGCGGCGACGAACAGCTCGAGGACGTCGAGTTTCTCGACGAGTTGCGCTCCTTCCTCGAGCGGCTGGAACGGACCGACGAAAACGCCGAACTGATCATCAACGGCGACGCCTTCGGACTCTGGGAGTTCACGACGGTCGACGGAATCGAGAAGTTCGAGGTCTTAGCGGAGACGTATCCGACGCTGTTCGAGCAACTCCGGGCGACGGGGGAGAACGTCCCCATCACGCTGTTGCCGGGGAACCACGACCACGAACTCGCGGCGTACGACGAGTACGTCGATCGCTTCGCGGAGTACAACGTCGACCTCGTCCAGGACGAGTCGATCACCAGACCGGTCGGCGACCAGGCGATCCACTTCGAACACGGCCACCAGCAGGACGCCAACAACCAGATCGACGACTGGGGGAACCCCCACGCGACGCCGCTCGGCTACTACTACAACACGCTCGTCACGAGCCGAGCGGGCCAGCTCTCCGACCGCGGGCGGTACAACTGGCTGAAGGACGTGCAGGCGGTCACGCCGACCGAGCGGATGCCGATCTGGCTCTTCTCGAAGTACTTCTACCGGGAGATGAACCCGCTGCTACGGTACTCGCTGGTGCCGTTCCTGTTGCTCTTTAACATCAGCGCCGTCCTCGCGGTGCTGGCGGGGCTGCATCTGGCGGGGATCTGGTCGGTGCCGGTCACCCAGACGGAAGCGTTCCTCGGCCAGTTCGGCAGGGCCGGCAGCGCGGCCTGGTTCCTCCTCACGCTCAACGTCGCCGTCGTCGGCGTGCTCTTGCTCGCGGGCATTCCGCTGTACTTCATCCGCCGGGACATCAGGAAGACGGTCGACCGCTTCGGCGTCTTCGAGACCGAACTCACCGTCGATCCGGTCGCGTCCTACGAGGAGCGGGCTCGAACGGTCTTCGCGGACGAGCCGGAGACGACGATCTTCTGCTTCGGGCACACCCACCGCCCGATGTTGAAGGAGGTCGACGGCGGCGTGCTGGTCAACACCGGGACGTGGCTCAAGCGCCTCCACCGTCGGGACGGGATCATCGGCATCCTCCCGCCGGTGTTCTACCCGTCGTACCAGCTGGCCGCGGTCCGCATCGCGCCCGAGGCCGAGAGCGCGTCCGCGTCCGATTCGTCGGGCGTCGCCGTCGAGTTCGAACGGTTCACGAAACCGAGCCCGGCGACGGAGGAACTGACGCGCACCGAGCGGTTCTTCACGGTCGGCCGCGAGCCCACGCCCGACCTGCCGGATCGCCACGTCGTCGAGGATCCGGAGCCGGAGACGGTTCCCGCGCCGGAAGCGACCGACTGA
- a CDS encoding GNAT family N-acetyltransferase: MAGQGQSERIDEYRVRPYERGDRDGVLSLLETEWGHRPGRDWFEWKYVDDPYLSHVPITLAERDGEIVAVQGYVPCRLRRGERTVPALKPVDAVVHPDHRRNGLYSRITERGIRRYRQRESALFFNFPNAASLGAQQQLGWSEVAVVPTYYRVHRPGELLPDGPAAGSVGRAADAVTRTGLRLCDRFSPADGTYDVERYASPPADLLESIYETRVPRAFHALREAKYYRWLFDAPTLAHTAYVATRDDRPVAALVTRSGGEDGVLVFDSVPLASRHDAFADLLAAVVADNADADVLSVTGGTLPPSLLARFGFVSYELPLVSRFCHPTYMAVRPLANGDDGGRFSRRALADPENWCVSFLEVKD, encoded by the coding sequence ATGGCGGGGCAGGGACAATCGGAGCGCATCGACGAGTACAGGGTGAGACCGTACGAGCGAGGGGACCGGGACGGCGTCCTCTCGTTGCTCGAGACCGAGTGGGGGCACCGACCCGGTCGCGACTGGTTCGAGTGGAAGTACGTCGACGATCCGTACCTCTCGCACGTCCCGATCACGCTCGCCGAGCGAGACGGCGAAATCGTCGCCGTGCAGGGGTACGTGCCCTGCCGGCTCCGCCGCGGCGAGCGCACCGTCCCGGCGCTCAAACCGGTCGACGCGGTCGTCCACCCGGACCACCGTCGCAACGGGCTCTACTCTCGGATTACCGAACGCGGAATCCGTCGCTACCGGCAGCGGGAGTCGGCGCTGTTTTTCAACTTCCCGAACGCGGCGTCGCTCGGCGCACAGCAGCAACTCGGCTGGTCCGAAGTGGCGGTCGTGCCGACGTACTACAGGGTCCACCGGCCGGGCGAACTGCTTCCGGACGGGCCGGCCGCCGGCTCGGTCGGGCGAGCGGCGGACGCCGTTACGCGAACCGGACTCCGCCTCTGCGATCGGTTTTCGCCGGCGGACGGGACGTACGACGTCGAGCGATACGCGTCGCCGCCCGCCGACCTCCTCGAGTCGATCTACGAGACGCGGGTTCCCCGGGCGTTCCACGCCCTTCGCGAGGCGAAGTACTACCGGTGGCTCTTCGACGCGCCGACGCTGGCGCACACCGCGTACGTGGCCACCCGCGACGACCGCCCCGTCGCCGCGCTCGTCACGCGATCCGGCGGCGAGGACGGCGTGCTCGTCTTCGATTCGGTGCCGCTGGCGTCGCGCCACGACGCGTTCGCCGACCTGCTCGCGGCGGTCGTCGCCGACAACGCGGACGCCGACGTGCTGTCGGTGACCGGCGGGACCCTGCCGCCGTCGCTGCTCGCCCGCTTCGGCTTCGTCAGTTACGAACTGCCGCTCGTCTCGCGGTTCTGTCACCCCACGTACATGGCGGTTCGGCCCCTCGCGAACGGGGACGACGGCGGGCGGTTCTCGCGGCGCGCGCTCGCCGATCCGGAGAACTGGTGCGTTTCTTTCCTCGAGGTCAAAGATTAG
- a CDS encoding TIGR03557 family F420-dependent LLM class oxidoreductase, which produces MPRIGYTLSSEENGPNELVDIARRAEEAGFDFLSISDHFHPWVSAQGESPFVWSTLGAIANETDEIEVGVGVTCPTIRIHPVNVAHAVATVDELFGDRFTFGVGTGENLNEHVTGERWPEHDVRLEMLDEAMDVMRKLWTGETTSHHGEHYTVENARLYTCPDEQPTTIASAFGPQTAKWTADNADGLWCSGPKGAPVEAYEDAGGDGPTYTQLHGCYADSEEEAIETIYEQWPNGSIPGELGQELPTPAHFEQAAQMVEKEDIAEAGTTTEPDAQAHIDSIEEALEAGYDHVYFHQVGDEQEKAIELYEEDVLPSFQ; this is translated from the coding sequence ATGCCCCGAATCGGTTACACCCTCTCGAGCGAGGAGAACGGCCCGAACGAACTCGTCGACATCGCCCGGCGCGCGGAGGAGGCGGGCTTCGACTTCCTTTCCATCTCGGACCACTTTCATCCGTGGGTCTCGGCGCAAGGCGAGTCTCCCTTCGTCTGGTCGACGCTGGGCGCGATCGCCAACGAGACCGACGAGATCGAGGTCGGCGTCGGCGTCACCTGCCCGACGATCCGGATCCATCCGGTCAACGTCGCCCACGCCGTCGCCACCGTCGACGAACTGTTCGGCGACCGCTTCACGTTCGGCGTCGGCACCGGCGAGAACTTGAACGAGCACGTCACCGGCGAACGCTGGCCGGAACACGACGTCCGCCTCGAGATGTTGGACGAGGCGATGGACGTCATGCGGAAGCTGTGGACCGGCGAGACGACGAGCCACCACGGCGAGCACTACACGGTCGAGAACGCCCGGCTCTACACCTGTCCCGACGAGCAGCCGACGACGATCGCCAGCGCGTTCGGTCCCCAGACCGCGAAGTGGACCGCCGACAACGCCGACGGCCTCTGGTGTTCCGGCCCGAAGGGAGCGCCCGTCGAGGCCTACGAGGACGCCGGCGGCGACGGCCCCACGTACACGCAACTGCACGGCTGCTACGCCGACAGCGAGGAGGAAGCGATCGAAACGATCTACGAGCAGTGGCCCAACGGCTCGATTCCGGGCGAACTCGGCCAGGAACTGCCGACGCCGGCCCACTTCGAGCAGGCCGCCCAGATGGTCGAGAAGGAGGACATCGCCGAGGCCGGGACGACCACCGAGCCGGACGCGCAGGCCCACATCGACAGCATCGAGGAGGCGCTCGAGGCCGGCTACGACCACGTCTACTTCCACCAGGTCGGGGACGAACAGGAGAAGGCGATCGAGCTCTACGAGGAGGACGTGCTGCCGTCGTTCCAGTGA
- a CDS encoding potassium channel family protein produces the protein MNYWWRRLALSLGAVFALVVVYAWLYQLGMAAFEGETKTFAQALQIVIESLTTAGFGGDAGWDSTAMNLFVVGMNLTGVLLVFLALPLLVVPLFQQALQDRPPESTDLTDHVVICGYSPRSDVLADELEAANVPYVFVDDDPELVVDLSNDGTEAIYGELDQEETLRAANAGEARSLVTDVDDETNAVVILTAREFSSDLTIVSVVEDEDVASYHRYAGADETVRPRRVLGQSLATKATTTLSAELRDTIELSEDLEVTELLVQDDSDLVGRTVAESGIRDRMGITVIGAWFNGEFVPVPGPDHRIDGNTILLVAGRRDDLTELKARAVSTLEHRPENVIVGGYGVVGRTAVETLAGNGVSTTVVDLADEPGVDVVGSITDEDVFETAGADEARSVLLTVNDDATTIYATLVLKQVAPDIEIIARANETENIPKLYRAGAEYVLSLSTVTGRMLASVLIEDEEILTPETQFELVRTTAPQIAGKSLGEVDLRARTGCTVVAVERDGELLTDLGPEFVVNADDALIVAGDDDAINRFVALAV, from the coding sequence ATGAATTACTGGTGGCGCCGACTCGCGCTCTCGCTGGGCGCCGTCTTCGCCCTCGTCGTCGTCTACGCGTGGCTCTATCAGCTCGGGATGGCCGCCTTCGAAGGCGAGACGAAGACGTTCGCGCAGGCGCTCCAGATCGTCATCGAGTCGCTGACGACCGCGGGCTTCGGCGGTGACGCGGGCTGGGACAGCACCGCGATGAACCTCTTCGTCGTGGGGATGAACCTCACGGGCGTGCTGCTGGTCTTTCTCGCCTTACCGCTGCTGGTCGTCCCGCTGTTCCAGCAGGCCCTGCAGGACCGTCCGCCGGAGTCGACCGACCTCACCGACCACGTCGTCATCTGCGGCTACTCGCCGCGATCGGACGTGCTCGCGGACGAACTCGAGGCGGCGAACGTGCCCTACGTCTTCGTCGACGACGATCCCGAACTCGTCGTCGACCTCTCAAACGACGGGACCGAGGCCATCTACGGCGAACTCGATCAGGAGGAGACGCTTCGCGCGGCCAACGCCGGCGAGGCGCGGTCGCTCGTCACCGACGTCGACGACGAGACCAACGCGGTCGTGATCCTCACCGCCCGGGAGTTCTCGAGCGACCTCACGATCGTCAGCGTGGTCGAGGACGAGGACGTCGCGAGCTACCACCGCTACGCCGGCGCCGACGAGACCGTCCGCCCGCGGCGGGTGCTGGGCCAGAGCCTCGCGACGAAGGCGACGACGACGCTGTCGGCCGAACTCCGGGACACGATCGAACTCAGCGAGGACCTCGAGGTGACCGAGCTGCTCGTCCAGGACGACAGCGACCTCGTCGGTCGGACGGTCGCCGAGTCGGGGATCCGGGATCGGATGGGGATCACCGTCATCGGCGCGTGGTTCAACGGCGAGTTCGTCCCCGTTCCCGGCCCGGATCACCGGATCGACGGCAACACGATCCTGCTCGTCGCGGGCCGGCGCGACGACCTCACGGAACTGAAAGCGCGGGCGGTCTCGACGCTCGAGCACCGGCCGGAAAACGTGATCGTCGGCGGCTACGGCGTCGTCGGCCGGACCGCGGTGGAGACGCTGGCGGGCAACGGCGTCTCGACCACCGTCGTCGACCTCGCGGACGAGCCGGGCGTCGACGTCGTCGGCAGCATCACCGACGAGGACGTCTTCGAGACCGCCGGCGCGGACGAGGCCCGCTCGGTTCTGCTGACCGTCAACGACGACGCGACGACGATCTACGCGACGCTGGTTCTCAAACAGGTCGCCCCGGATATCGAGATCATCGCGCGGGCCAACGAGACGGAGAACATCCCGAAACTCTACCGCGCCGGCGCGGAGTACGTCCTCTCGCTGTCGACGGTTACCGGTCGGATGCTCGCCTCCGTGCTGATCGAGGACGAGGAGATCCTCACGCCCGAGACGCAGTTCGAACTCGTCCGGACGACCGCGCCCCAGATCGCCGGGAAGAGCCTCGGGGAGGTCGACCTGCGGGCGCGGACCGGCTGTACCGTCGTCGCGGTCGAGCGCGACGGCGAACTGCTGACCGACCTCGGCCCGGAGTTCGTCGTCAACGCGGACGACGCGTTAATCGTCGCCGGCGACGACGACGCGATCAACCGGTTCGTCGCACTGGCCGTCTGA
- a CDS encoding NADH dehydrogenase subunit, translated as MTTPRVQSTRAAEWPDIRAQGSDLIRAAGVAGAGGAGFPSYAKWTALEDVDALLVNHQESEPNYRIDKWLGKTKAETFAALFDALLEQVVDLIVVSAKWKDRDEYVRALEAETGGTVLPPDELPLDRDAESGVVFAYTENTYQYGMESVLLKTVDGTVIGNDLPTDHGWLVQNTETLYNISRALSDGDPVTRKYVHVSGDVPRDRFLEVPIGTPASELLRAADCPPETLPADAAIADGGPGWCFPVDAPLDEYGVRKHTNCLLVLDEETVAENTYGEGRIDVLEAYEWSDREVETEPTATIEPSRVRIPLATNPEPDVVEPAVPIVEVGDRVEVGDRVDVGDPIARPSSDGISNPQHASIAGEVTAVSESGIEIESRSRA; from the coding sequence ATGACGACCCCACGCGTGCAGTCGACTCGAGCCGCGGAGTGGCCGGATATCCGAGCGCAGGGAAGCGACCTGATCCGGGCGGCCGGCGTCGCGGGCGCGGGCGGCGCCGGCTTTCCGTCCTACGCGAAGTGGACGGCCCTCGAGGACGTCGACGCGCTCCTCGTGAACCACCAGGAGAGCGAGCCGAACTACCGCATCGACAAGTGGCTCGGCAAAACGAAGGCGGAGACGTTCGCCGCGCTGTTCGACGCGCTGCTCGAGCAGGTGGTCGACCTGATCGTCGTCAGCGCGAAGTGGAAGGACCGCGACGAGTACGTGCGGGCCCTCGAGGCCGAAACCGGCGGCACGGTGCTCCCGCCGGACGAACTGCCCCTCGATCGGGACGCGGAATCCGGCGTCGTGTTCGCCTACACGGAGAACACGTACCAGTACGGGATGGAGAGCGTCCTCCTCAAGACCGTCGACGGCACGGTCATCGGAAACGACCTCCCCACCGATCACGGCTGGCTCGTCCAGAACACCGAAACGCTGTACAACATCTCTCGTGCCCTCTCGGACGGCGACCCCGTGACCCGCAAGTACGTCCACGTCAGCGGCGACGTGCCGCGAGATCGGTTCCTCGAGGTGCCGATCGGGACGCCCGCGAGCGAACTGTTGCGAGCGGCCGACTGCCCGCCCGAAACGCTGCCGGCCGACGCCGCGATCGCCGACGGCGGGCCGGGCTGGTGTTTCCCGGTCGACGCGCCGCTCGACGAGTACGGCGTCCGCAAGCACACGAACTGCCTGCTCGTCCTCGACGAGGAAACCGTCGCGGAAAACACGTACGGCGAGGGCCGAATCGACGTGCTCGAGGCGTACGAGTGGAGCGACCGGGAGGTGGAAACCGAGCCGACCGCGACGATCGAACCGTCCCGCGTCCGGATCCCGCTCGCGACGAATCCGGAGCCGGACGTCGTCGAACCAGCCGTGCCGATCGTCGAGGTCGGCGACCGCGTCGAGGTCGGCGACCGCGTCGATGTCGGCGATCCGATCGCGAGGCCGAGTTCCGACGGGATCAGTAACCCGCAGCACGCCTCTATCGCCGGCGAGGTGACGGCGGTGTCCGAGTCGGGTATCGAGATCGAATCCCGCTCGAGAGCGTAG
- a CDS encoding helix-turn-helix domain-containing protein, translating into MRYLDVSLRQPPAERHPMHQFLVDHDEYDASRLLYGNQYAADEHAVLFHVDGPPREPYERALEDVSSLLAFELSPCRDESFYLYVRERLTDSDRTFVDAVEQPGLILIPPLEFRADGTIRLKAVGPDDAVQTIVDDVSEVMRVDVRSVGEYCAGRIDARVDLTRRQFEAVSAAVDCGYYRATRDGSLEDVAERLGCSSGTAGELLRRAERTVMRGVVDGGPF; encoded by the coding sequence ATGCGCTACCTCGACGTGAGCCTTCGGCAGCCGCCGGCCGAACGGCATCCCATGCACCAGTTCCTCGTCGATCACGACGAGTACGACGCGTCCCGATTGCTCTACGGGAACCAGTACGCCGCCGACGAGCACGCGGTACTGTTCCACGTCGATGGTCCCCCGCGGGAGCCCTACGAGCGCGCCCTCGAGGACGTATCGTCGCTACTCGCGTTCGAACTCTCGCCCTGTCGCGACGAGTCCTTTTACCTCTACGTCCGGGAACGGCTGACGGATTCCGACCGGACGTTCGTGGACGCGGTCGAGCAGCCGGGACTGATCCTCATCCCGCCGCTCGAGTTCCGGGCCGACGGAACGATCCGACTGAAAGCGGTCGGTCCCGACGATGCCGTCCAGACGATCGTCGACGACGTTTCCGAGGTGATGCGGGTCGACGTTCGCTCGGTCGGCGAGTACTGCGCCGGGCGGATCGACGCTCGAGTGGACCTGACCCGGCGTCAGTTCGAAGCCGTCTCCGCGGCCGTCGACTGCGGCTACTACCGCGCAACGCGCGACGGGTCCCTCGAGGACGTCGCCGAGCGACTCGGCTGCTCGAGCGGGACGGCGGGGGAGTTGCTCCGACGGGCCGAACGGACCGTCATGCGAGGGGTCGTCGACGGCGGGCCGTTCTGA